Proteins co-encoded in one Camelus bactrianus isolate YW-2024 breed Bactrian camel chromosome 6, ASM4877302v1, whole genome shotgun sequence genomic window:
- the GPR132 gene encoding putative G-protein coupled receptor 132 isoform X2, with protein sequence MPGNGTSATSPALWTGAPPPNCTMSFEESRVFLVAVYSAVCTLGLPANCLTAWLTLLQALQGNVLAVYLFCLALCELLYIGTLPLWVIYVQRQHRWTLGPWACKVTAYIFFCNLYVSILFLCCVSCDRFVAVVYALESRGRRHQKTAVLVSASIFILVGLVHYPVFQMEDNDTCFETLPMNRRVAVYYYARFTAGFAAPMSIIAFTNQRIFRSTKLSTGLSATQKAKVKQLAIAVVAIFLFCFAPYHLVLLAKAVAFSYYRGDAKSVCAFEARLYTTSMVFLGLATVNSVADPIIYMLATGLSRQELCRIHKEWKKLSTKADVTKLTCSKDSEEVQLPTPLTDGCTLPGPVHVPGPRLGALERLTEDTC encoded by the exons ATGCCAG GAAACGGCACGTCAGCAACCAGCCCTGCCCTGTGGACTGGCGCGCCCCCGCCAAACTGCACCATGTCCTTCGAGGAGAGCAGGGTGTTCCTGGTGGCGGTGTACAGCGCCGTGTGCACGCTGGGTCTCCCGGCCAACTGCCTGACGGCGTGGCTGACACTGCTGCAGGCGCTGCAGGGCAACGTGCTGGCCGTCTACCTCTTCTGCCTGGCGCTCTGCGAGCTGCTCTACATCGGCACCCTGCCGCTCTGGGTCATCTACGTCCAGAGGCAGCACCGCTGGaccctgggcccctgggcctgCAAGGTGACCGCCTACATCTTCTTCTGCAACCTCTACGTCAGCATCCTCTTCCTGTGCTGTGTCTCCTGCGACCGCTTCGTAGCAGTGGTGTATGCGCTGGAGAGCCGGGGCCGCCGCCACCAGAAGACCGCCGTGCTGGTCTCAGCCTCCATCTTCATCCTTGTCGGGCTCGTCCATTACCCGGTGTTTCAAATGGAGGACAATGACACCTGCTTCGAGACGCTGCCAATGAACCGCAGGGTGGCAGTGTACTACTACGCGAGGTTCACGGCAGGCTTTGCCGCCCCCATGTCCATCATCGCCTTCACCAACCAGCGTATCTTCCGGAGCACCAAGCTGAGCACTGGCCTGAGCGCCACCCAGAAGGCCAAGGTGAAGCAGCTGGCCATCGCGGTCGTGGCCATCTTCCTGTTCTGCTTCGCTCCCTATCACCTGGTGCTCCTGGCCAAAGCTGTCGCCTTCTCCTACTACAGGGGAGATGCCAAATCTGTGTGCGCCTTCGAAGCCAGACTGTACACCACCTCCATGGTGTTCCTGGGCCTGGCCACGGTCAACAGCGTGGCCGACCCCATCATCTACATGCTGGCCACGGGACTTTCGCGCCAAGAATTGTGCAGAATCCATAAGGAGTGGAAAAAGTTATCCACAAAGGCGGACGTCACCAAGCTCACGTGTTCCAAGGACTCGGAGGAGGTGCAGCTGCCCACGCCACTCACAGATGGCTGCACACTCCCCGGGCCTGTCCACGTGCCCGGGCCACGGCTGGGTGCCCTGGAGAGGCTGACCGAGGACACGTGCTGA
- the GPR132 gene encoding putative G-protein coupled receptor 132 isoform X1, whose product MSPLAFLSAAKSLPGGSRDTRPQACLCPTGNGTSATSPALWTGAPPPNCTMSFEESRVFLVAVYSAVCTLGLPANCLTAWLTLLQALQGNVLAVYLFCLALCELLYIGTLPLWVIYVQRQHRWTLGPWACKVTAYIFFCNLYVSILFLCCVSCDRFVAVVYALESRGRRHQKTAVLVSASIFILVGLVHYPVFQMEDNDTCFETLPMNRRVAVYYYARFTAGFAAPMSIIAFTNQRIFRSTKLSTGLSATQKAKVKQLAIAVVAIFLFCFAPYHLVLLAKAVAFSYYRGDAKSVCAFEARLYTTSMVFLGLATVNSVADPIIYMLATGLSRQELCRIHKEWKKLSTKADVTKLTCSKDSEEVQLPTPLTDGCTLPGPVHVPGPRLGALERLTEDTC is encoded by the coding sequence ATGAGCCCTCTTGCCTTCCTGAGCGCCGCCAAGTCTCTTCCAGGCGGTTCCAGGGACACCCGCCCTCAGGCTTGTCTCTGTCCCACAGGAAACGGCACGTCAGCAACCAGCCCTGCCCTGTGGACTGGCGCGCCCCCGCCAAACTGCACCATGTCCTTCGAGGAGAGCAGGGTGTTCCTGGTGGCGGTGTACAGCGCCGTGTGCACGCTGGGTCTCCCGGCCAACTGCCTGACGGCGTGGCTGACACTGCTGCAGGCGCTGCAGGGCAACGTGCTGGCCGTCTACCTCTTCTGCCTGGCGCTCTGCGAGCTGCTCTACATCGGCACCCTGCCGCTCTGGGTCATCTACGTCCAGAGGCAGCACCGCTGGaccctgggcccctgggcctgCAAGGTGACCGCCTACATCTTCTTCTGCAACCTCTACGTCAGCATCCTCTTCCTGTGCTGTGTCTCCTGCGACCGCTTCGTAGCAGTGGTGTATGCGCTGGAGAGCCGGGGCCGCCGCCACCAGAAGACCGCCGTGCTGGTCTCAGCCTCCATCTTCATCCTTGTCGGGCTCGTCCATTACCCGGTGTTTCAAATGGAGGACAATGACACCTGCTTCGAGACGCTGCCAATGAACCGCAGGGTGGCAGTGTACTACTACGCGAGGTTCACGGCAGGCTTTGCCGCCCCCATGTCCATCATCGCCTTCACCAACCAGCGTATCTTCCGGAGCACCAAGCTGAGCACTGGCCTGAGCGCCACCCAGAAGGCCAAGGTGAAGCAGCTGGCCATCGCGGTCGTGGCCATCTTCCTGTTCTGCTTCGCTCCCTATCACCTGGTGCTCCTGGCCAAAGCTGTCGCCTTCTCCTACTACAGGGGAGATGCCAAATCTGTGTGCGCCTTCGAAGCCAGACTGTACACCACCTCCATGGTGTTCCTGGGCCTGGCCACGGTCAACAGCGTGGCCGACCCCATCATCTACATGCTGGCCACGGGACTTTCGCGCCAAGAATTGTGCAGAATCCATAAGGAGTGGAAAAAGTTATCCACAAAGGCGGACGTCACCAAGCTCACGTGTTCCAAGGACTCGGAGGAGGTGCAGCTGCCCACGCCACTCACAGATGGCTGCACACTCCCCGGGCCTGTCCACGTGCCCGGGCCACGGCTGGGTGCCCTGGAGAGGCTGACCGAGGACACGTGCTGA